A single genomic interval of Helianthus annuus cultivar XRQ/B chromosome 6, HanXRQr2.0-SUNRISE, whole genome shotgun sequence harbors:
- the LOC110919899 gene encoding uncharacterized protein LOC110919899 produces MNGKGFFFFKFDSKEGMDQPWTTNTELKKEELTKIPVWVKLHDVPLAAYTEEGLSLIASKVGIPKVLDNETAKMCDDSWGRSSYARAIIEVDASKDLKEKVSVAIPNVEDGGFLKSSINVEYEWTPPRCSTCNVFGHTLEDCPKVVKPKINQEPKGKNKLDEQGYQVIGKKNLAKHVIKDKPKFAYRPVRKDQHKASTSKPKVDGIPLNNAFSALETPSNDCDDVSDQDEVREVVNETTMFMQNKTTDGGSFSGASTPAVEVSNG; encoded by the exons ATGAATGGCAAagggttctttttctttaaattcgATTCTAAAGAAGGAATGGATCAG CCTTGGACAACTAATACGGAACTGAAAAAGGAGGAGCTAACGAAAATTCCAGTTTGGGTCAAACTTCATGACGTGCCTCTTGCAGCCTATACTGAAGAGGGTTTGAGCTTGATTGCATCTAAAGTCGGAATCCCAAAAGTGTTAGATAATGAAACAGCAAAGATGTGTGATGATTCATGGGGTCGCAGTAGCTATGCTAGAGCTATTATTGAGGTCGATGCAAGTAAGGATCTGAAGGAAAAGGTTTCGGTAGCCATTCCTAATGTAGAGGATGGTGGTTTTCTAAAGAGCTCGATCAACGTTGAGTATGAGTGGACTCCTCCAAGGTGTTCTACATGCAACGTTTTTGGACACACGCTGGAGGATTGCCCAAAGGTTGTGAAGCCAAAGATTAACCAAGAACCGAAAGGTAAGAATAAGTTGGATGAACAGGGCTATCAAGTTATAGGGAAAAAGAATTTGGCGAAACATGTAATCAAAGACAAACCGAAGTTTGCTTATCGGCCTGTGAGGAAGGACCAACATAAAGCTTCTACGTCTAAACCGAAAGTAGACGGTATTCCGCTAAATAATGCTTTTAGTGCTTTGGAAACACCTAGTAATGATTGTGATGATGTGTCGGATCAGGATGAGGTCAGGGAAGTGGTGAACGAAACGACCATGTTTATGCAAAATAAGACGACTGATGGAGGTTCTTTTTCAGGGGCAAGCACTCCTGCTGTCGAGGTTTCCAATGGATAG
- the LOC110919898 gene encoding uncharacterized protein LOC110919898, which yields MIVYGKACHLPVELEHRALRALKTVNRDLTEAARRRFFQIHELEALLDAAYNRSWSIKEKSKALHDRRKVKVEMVRAVCRERRFPCGTVELFDEDKSNSWKVNGHRLKRYLGGPIDTAEEETVPFSDPPSTTV from the exons ATGATTGTTTATGGGAAAGCGTGCCATTTACCGGTCGAGTTAGAGCATCGGGCTCTTCGGGCGCTAAAAACGGTGAATCGTGATTTAACCGAGGCCGCTAGGAGACGATTTTTCCAAATTCATGAGTTGGAGGCGCTTCTTGACGCCGCGTATAATCGTTCGTGGAGCATCAAGGAAAAGTCGAAAGCTTTGCATGATAGAAG GAAAGTTAAAGTCGAGATGGTCCGGGCCGTATGTCGTGAAAGACGTTTTCCGTGCGGTACCGTGGAGTTGTTTGATGAAGATAAGTCGAATTCGTGGAAGGTAAATGGACATCGGTTGAAACGCTACTTGGGAGGTCCCATCGACACCGCCGAAGAGGAAACCGTTCCTTTTTCGGACCCGCCTAGCACCACCGTGTAG